One Helianthus annuus cultivar XRQ/B chromosome 12, HanXRQr2.0-SUNRISE, whole genome shotgun sequence genomic region harbors:
- the LOC110896193 gene encoding uncharacterized protein LOC110896193 has translation MEKASFKVGQLAEMRTFEDGFRSAWFRCKINDIKRNENKILLDYIDFELEEPSWVEIYQMPPYARKSKHFKRQLMVRPQYPAIYYKDQMPPLSSISQESSVVIHGKWKVGNMVDWFKDDCFWSARVVKLLSHDKVQIELPLPPVGEGKEGEERKLEALCKDLRPCLDWSETKGWTFHIVEGQTLCDAKLIIPTKQGTDLEVEHAADGPANASSTTCIPTEGDRDRDSAQNENAKMDLEVEHAADGPVNASSTTRIPTEGDRDGEQNENAKTDCGLVESSESVSSLRVEKRKAAELAAPEEVEKRELNIMREDTLEAAMVDLEELVNKVNWLQRLIKSPATTSSSWKFA, from the exons ATGGAGAAGGCAAGCTTTAAAGTTGGGCAACTTGCTGAAATGAGAACATTCGAAGACGGATTTCGTTCTGCTTGGTTCCGATGCAAG ATCAATGATATCAAACGCAATGAGAACAAGATTTTGCTAGATTATATCGATTTTGAATTGGAAG aaccAAGCTGGGTGGAGATTTATCAAATGCCTCCCTATGCCAGGAAGTCCAAGCATTTTAAAAGGCAGCTGATGGTGCGCCCTCAATATCCTGCAATCTATTACAAAGATCAAATGCCACCTCTCAGCTCTATTTCACAAGAATCATCTGTTGTCATTCATGGTAAATGGAAGGTTGGAAATATGGTAGATTGGTTTAAAGACGATTGTTTTTGGTCTGCAAGGGTTGTCAAACTATTGAGCCACGACAAGGTTCAG ATTGAGTTGCCATTGCCTCCGGTAGGAGAAGGGAAAGAAGGTGAAGAGAGAAAGCTTGAAGCATTATGTAAGGATCTACGCCCATGCTTAGACTGGTCCGAAACAAAAGGATGGACCTTTCATATTGTG GAGGGTCAGACTTTATGTGATGCAAAACTTATTATTCCGACAAAGCAAG GCACGGATTTGGAAGTGGAGCATGCAGCTGATGGACCTGCGAATGCCTCTTCCACCACTTGTATACCAACAGAGGGAGATAGAGATAGAGATAGTGCGCAGAATGAAAATGCGAAAATGGATTTGGAAGTGGAGCATGCGGCTGATGGACCTGTGAACGCATCTTCCACCACTCGTATACCAACAGAGGGAGATAGAGATGGTGAGCAGAATGAAAATGCGAAAACGGATTGCGGTTTAGTGGAATCTTCTGAGAGTGTTTCGAGTTTGCGTGTGGAAAAGAGAAAAGCGGCAGAGTTAGCAGCACCAGAGGAGGTTGAAAAAAGAGAGTTGAATATAATGCGTGAAGACACGCTAGAGGCTGCCATGGTTGATCTGGAGGAACTGGTCAACAAAGTCAATTGGTTGCAGAGGCTTATAAAGTCACCTGCTACTACGTCATCATCTTGGAAGTTCGCTTAA